The Bos javanicus breed banteng chromosome 11, ARS-OSU_banteng_1.0, whole genome shotgun sequence genome includes a window with the following:
- the PTGES2 gene encoding prostaglandin E synthase 2 — MGVLKVGRRGLKLSPTRAAPAPLGVTVTPGNRLAPPLQGEPEPRQSLFLAPFRGAGGANMAHAVRALWPHGRALAWRLGDRPALGLHAQSRAGFTGAAGGSGPAATARKGGPRLLGAAALALGGALGLYHTARWHLRAQDLRAERSATQLSLSSRLQLTLYQYKTCPFCSKVRAFLDFHALPYQVVEVNPVRRAEIKFSSYRKVPIVMAQEGESLQQLNDSSVIISALKTYLVSGQPLADIITYYPPMKAMNDQGKEVTEFCNKYWLMLDEKEAQRMYGGKEARTEEMKWRQWADDWLVHLISPNVYRTPAEALASFDYIVKEGNFGTVEGAMAKYMGAAAMYFISKRLKRRHHLRDDVREDLYEAANKWVAAVGKDRPFMGGQKPNLADLAVYGVLRVMEGLEAFDDLMRHTHIQPWYLRVEKAIAEAPQ; from the exons ATGGGTGTTTTAAAAGTTGGGCGCCGGGGACTCAAGCTCAGTCCCACGAGGGCTGCCCCCGCCCCGCTCGGCGTCACCGTCACCCCTGGCAACCGGCTGGCCCCGCCCCTTCAAGGGGAGCCAGAGCCAAGGCAGTCTTTGTTTCTCGCGCCCTTCCGCGGCGCCGGCGGAGCAAACATGGCCCACGCTGTACGGGCTCTGTGGCCCCACGGGCGCGCTCTGGCCTGGAGGCTGGGCGATCGGCCGGCGCTGGGACTCCACGCGCAGAGCCGGGCCGGCTTCACCGGGGCAGCGGGAGGCTCGGGCCCCGCCGCTACGGCCCGCAAGGGGGGTCCACGGCTCCTGGGGGCGGCGGCGCTGGCCCTGGGTGGCGCCCTGGGACTATACCACACGGCGCGGTGGCACCTGCGCGCCCAGGACCTCCGCGCAGAGCGCTCGGCCACACAG CTCTCCCTGTCCAGCCGCCTGCAGCTGACGCTGTACCAGTACAAAACGTGTCCGTTCTGCAGCAAGGTCCGCGCCTTCCTCGACTTCCACGCCCTGCCCTACCAGGTGGTGGAGGTGAACCCTGTGCGCCGGGCCGAAATCAAGTTCTCCTCCTACAGGAAGGTGCCCATCGTTATGGCCCAGGAAGGAGAAAGTTTG caaCAACTGAACGACTCCTCTGTCATCATCAGCGCTCTCAAGACCTATCTGGTGTCAGG GCAACCCCTGGCAGACATCATCACCTACTATCCACCCATGAAGGCGATGAATGACCAGGGCAAGGAGGTGACCGAATTCTGCAACAAGTACTGGCTCATGCTGGATGAGAAGGAAGCCCAGCGGATGTATGGGGGGAAGGAGGCCAGGAC GGAGGAGATGAAGTGGCGGCAGTGGGCGGACGACTGGTTGGTACACCTCATCTCCCCCAACGTGTACCGCACGCCGGCCGAGGCCTTGGCCTCCTTTGACTACATTGTCAAGGAGGGCAATTTCGGGACCGTGGAGGGCGCCATGGCTAAGTACATGGGTGCGGCTGCCATGTACTTCATCAGCAAGCGGCTCAAACGCAG GCACCACCTCCGGGATGACGTGCGGGAGGATCTCTACGAGGCTGCCAACAAGTGGGTGGCAGCTGTGGGCAAAGACCGGCCCTTCATGGGGGGCCAGAAGCCGAACCTGGCAGATCTG GCAGTCTACGGCGTGCTGCGTGTGATGGAGGGTCTAGAGGCCTTCGACGACCTCATGCGTCACACTCACATCCAGCCCTGGTACCTGCGGGTGGAGAAGGCCATCGCCGAGGCCCCCCAGTGA